The DNA region GTTAATTAGAAATGCGAATCCTGAAAATCCATTAccgtataaatttaattattttgatttattcatAACTTGCATATTTTTTATCAATCATTAAATGTTGTAGATTATTCTAATATTATGAGATTACTGGCAATGTTCTATTCACAATACTTAAGAATTTATAATATAGGCACCAATGTTTGTCaaaatctttttaaaacattaaaaacaaataactaCACCAAAATgcaagttttaattaaataacacTATTTACACTCAATTCACTATGCCATCATATTGTACACATTATTAAACACCACTATGCACAATGATGATATAGTGTATTATAGAGAaaactttaatataaaaatacttaTATAAATTTACTTATAAACTATATAATACACGATACTATTAAGAATTAGCTGTACTTATCACataatgaaaaaacataaaaaaatgtagTCAAATTCTTTACAAAATTCAATGCAATGACAACATTCATTATAATTACAAATAGATCTGGTTGTTTGAACTATTTAGCTTAGTTTTACTGGATACAACATTAAGAATTGGTGCAGTAGAACGCATTCATTGAACATCATACAACATTGTTGAATAATCGCGCAATACGACAGGCATCATTGCATATTAACACGTACAGTTGTGAATGTTCTCTTAAACATTCAAATGTTACTAAGCATAAAACGGTCATCACATAACTACACAATTTGCTAATAAAGGCATTAAAGCATTTCGATATAACTATTACAACTTGATTACTGTAAAGCCATTGTGTGACTCTAAATCTTAGCAATTTTACAAATCAAAAATTGATTCTATTTTGTTCATAACTGGAAAATTCCCATACTGTTTATCAAAGCCttcaaaaaatatatacatcttaTGAACACTTGTATATAAACAATGGTATATTCCGAGTAAAGCCAATGTACTTTTGGTAGACATGAAAAAACCACAGAACCAACTAACAGACAGTATATCTAGTACAGATGGAGCCTCTAttctgtactgtataattatgcACTATTTACAGGTTTTATATAGACAATTTTGTGGAATTTAGCTAAGCCTCAAACCGATGACTCAAATCTTCCTCCATTAACCAATGGGTTTTGTTCTTCTGGCCGCGACATAACCTGCATTTGGTCATCAACATATACATTTGAAACTGCCCGTGGTCGTATACCCTGAAGTGGTGCGTCACTCGATATGCCATTATCGCCGCATGTGTCATCATTTTTGGCTGCTCCTTTCTTGCCCTTCTTGTTATCTTTTGGTCCCGTTGGTTTACGATCCCATGGATTTTTACTCTTTAGTTGTGGGCTGGAATCTAGTGTGTTTAACGAATGATACTCTGGATTGTCAATGTGTGGACCGATGGCCATTGAGTCTCCTGTGACCTCTGATAAACCCATGTAATCACCTAAGTTACTAGAGTTTGCTGGAATTGTTGGTGCATCTCCGTTTACTCCCACACTTGTACGTAATCCTAAAAGGTAAAAAGACACAAacatttatgattatttacacTCCAAATAGgtatttaaaaatctttatgCTACAGAGTTGGTAGATAACATGCTTGTAAATCTAAATACACATTTCAAAAACATTAAATCAAGCTGGGAAGTGTAATTTAGAACTATTTAGGAGACGTTATACATTTATAACATACATAACATTCATTTCAAGTACATTCTAGGAAATGCTCAATAGTTATGCTGTTATCAACACcaggtaaaatattattttatatattacaaTAAGTGTTCTGAAGGACCTCTTGATCTACATTAGAATctgtttaatattattagaaaAATGGGAGACCatgaaatgtttattataaagtCCGTAAACCCCTTCTtgttaattgtaaaaaaaaatagggTTTTACTTGAAATATCAATAATGTTCTATTATAAGGTAACCTTTATTATTAGTTAATTCATtggaataattatataattgtaacTTATTTTTGATCTGGTTGTCTAATGTaagtacaatatataataataataatattaaaataagtaTGATTATAGCTTCTTCCAAATATTTGCCATTTCAAACTATATTTAGTAAAATACTCACAAATGttataaagaatattttaagtTACTATTGTGGCTGTATTCTGGTAAAATCCTTCCTTCTCTCTAATGTAATTTCCATGTTTTAAGCTATATAATGGTATTGTGTTTTATGTCTATGTTCGATAAATGGTGGTTTACTTGCAAtggttaatttttttaatgtatacaaTTGATTGTAATTTTCATGTAAGACTTAATGCCCCAagttattgtaattgtttaagTAGTTAGTATTCCTTTGATTCCAGCTCAAGTATATGTATGACAAGATGATGTTATCTTTTGTTACCAATATTAAACAGAATGTCCATCTAGAAACTAGATTATATACTCCGTCAATGTATAGTGCCCTCTAacattgtttaaattgtttgttttagtaTCTAACTAGATTGCATCTGTACACTTTACTCACATGCCTTATGGAATACAATTACAAAATGATACCAAATGTTAAGAAAAAGATAAACCAGAAAAGAGAGCTTTGAGAACATAATAAATGTCAatgaaaaaaatcatttaaaatttgTGGGTAAGAGTAAGGCAACCAAAGAATACATGGAAAGATAAGGTGATGAATGAAGTAGACTGgaggaaaatgttaaaaaagtaCAGATGTAGCAAGTGTGGAGTGGATGATGCAAAGTAAAATAGAAAGATCTTAAGAAAGAATGCATGTGAATATGAATGAAGGAAAAGGTTACACAACAGTATAGAATAAATAACCCCCATGTGAAATGAAACATGCACTCTTCTAACACAAATcattcatttttaatcatttgtaTTCCATCATTCGTTTATTCAATATATTCTccatacataaaaataattaacaagTTCGatagtaattaaaacatttgtgTGATGATCCTTACTTACCACAGAAGAACGAACAAATAAAACATAGCTAAATCATCACTTCAAAATAATGCAATATTTGGTTTAAATATAAACCTAAAAACCTAAACCAAAATTTGAatcttttatattataaatatttattattgttttagcTACATAGCAcaatttggaaaaataaaaattgtttcaaaaataaaagttaCAGTCTGCTGACAAATGAATGATGTGAAAAGAGATTGAAATGCAAGGACAGGAGAGAATATTCGACCAATCACAATAACCATCTCACCTGATTCCAATTCATCTTCGGACTCTTCCATTTTTTCTTTGATCAAATCCTGATAATGATTAACAGGTTCCTCATTAATATATTCAGCCTCCCCTGGTGGTATACCCTGTAGAAATAATGGTTTTAGCCACTAACTTTAAGACGTGTTTTACTGAACTAAGGTTATTTTAGAGTAGTTAAATTCGGTGTTCTATGATGGATATATGTGATAAGCATACATATATAATGTGTGATGTATAAAACCGTGGCGCTTAAGTCCTTAAATATGTGCAGTAGGCTATATTTGtagttttagatgattaataaagAATTATAAAATGATATACAATGAAATGATAACATATGTTGTGGTAGGTGCTTTGTAATAGTTATAGTATTTTATGTAATGAATACATTCAATGAACATTCCCTAGCCAAATGATATCATGCttacaaatactgtaaatattatagAGGGCTCCTGAACATCTACAAATAACAACAGCATTCTCTAAAATCAGACTTTATGAAGTTATATATGCCAGTAGGTAGTTGGAGAAGTATTGGCATAAAAAAAGAGCAACTCATTTCTTTAGGACTGTCCAAGTTCATCTCTATcagttttgtatttttcatgtttttctttttgtttctacttcctttaaaaattaaaccatgaaaaatgttttttttccctCAATGATTAAACCATTTTCTGAATGTGACACTTTGGGGATAAGAATGCAGTTGAAAAGCGTAACACGTCCACCAGAGAGCGATGCAAAACTGAATTAACACTTAGGGGATAAGAAtgtagttgaaaagtgtaacaAGTCCACTAGAGAGCCATGCAAAACTGAATTAACATTGCAACTGGACactagtatatattatatactataaaaatgtattaaataatcaCATATTATGCAAAAGGAATAAACCAAGATCCATGCAAATCATGCAGCTATTCATCATACAAATTACTATGcagttaaatattttattttcaaatcaaataaaatgaacttatttctttcaaataaaatcaaatatttttggAATAATCttgcataatattattatgtgaaATCTGCATTCTACGAATATCATACAAGAATAGATATATGCTCAATAGTATAGATACTGTTTGTTAGTTACTTTAGTGCAGAGAATAATAACAATGTCTACATGacaagaaataaatgttattgatgGTAAAAGAAACTAACACAGACACTCTCACTTTCCATCTGTTGTGAAGACACACACACAAAGTTGTATAGCAATGGTGTGGCCATATATACATCATATGGAAAAAAAggtccatttaaaaaagaaatctaactttttatttttatatctaattaaaattgataaccgtccaatataaatattagagaggtttcgcaatcttacgaatacgataacgaaaacggatacgtcacgcacacgtattcgtaagctataaaaaaatctgtttcgcatggcaacgaaatattgaggcgcgtccaaaatatgactgcggtaaatttgagcgaagcgcaggtacgtgttgcttggctgcctaggcctagcgtaacatcaaagcgagtgaggactttaaaaactgctatttatcaaacttgacttggcattttagtaaattactttagtaaattactttcaataaatctataattatattataatcatgaatcattcctgattcaaatgcaaaatagatcaaaaactatactcgttttgtagttacgaatatgactggtgatattcgtcaacacgaatacgctttacgaatatgaaatggggatcagctcaaaagtttcacacatgtatgacgtatccgttttcgttaccgtattcgtaaggttgcgaaacctccctaataccCATTTCACATTGACTAGAATTTGCAAATACGGAggcgcacaccatacaaaatgTATGTGTTTTGAGGGCAATGTCATGATGAACTCTATTTTCAAATTCCATTTTCGTTAGGCCATGTGAAAGGGGTGTTATTTATATTGGAAGTTTATCAATCTTaattagatataaaataaaataattatccCACTAAGAACACACTAGTATTACTTACGTCAATTTCAGTAGACAGATCCATTGGAGTGAGATAGTCCTCAGCCTCAACAAGAGCATTACTACTAAGTATACCATTCTGACAAACTGCATCGTCATCATCAAAGAAATCGCTATAAAATTCTTCTTTATCGAACGTTGGTAACTGCTTCTCATCATCATTCTACAaaatttataacataaataatatgaaatcaggtgaaattccaaaaaaatttaacatttgaaCTTATGAACTTCTCTCTCCTTACCTCAATTACAACAAATCGCTGTGGGTCTTGAGCCATCTTTCCAAATTCTTCAACAAGTAAGGAAAACTTTGGTCGTGCAGTTGGATCAATAACCCAACctgtaaacaaattttaaacattttgtgaaATTACAAAAGCATTAttaaaagttatattatttgtaaaaattacCTATACTGAAAATGGCATGAAAAACTTGACAGTGAATAGAATGCCAGTACGGTACAATGTATGCATCTTAGTTGCACAAACATACCATTTTGGGAATTTGCTAGGCCTACCAACTCCCAACATGTTGACGTCTTGAGCTGCTATgaaatgtattaatatacaCCTATCGTCTACATGCATCAGAAGTTAATGAGGTTTTGATACAAATGGGTCTATAAACTGAATAATAACTTACACTTAAGTAACAACATGTATACATCTATAGTGCATATCGTGGGCTGTTTAAGACGTTCTCCTTTACCAATCAGATCAAGAATATCTCGTGCTCGATGACCTTCATAAGGTTTTGACCCAAAGGTCATCAATTCCCAAATTGTAACACCTATATGGGAGAAAAGGCACATGTTAACTATTATTAAGGTTTTTATGATCCAACTACCATtatgttttacagtattatgtGTATGCTTTGAGTgccaattcaatttaatttaaccaCTGAGGCCCAGGTCAACACATGGTTGTTCTTACTTGGAGCGCGATTTACACTGTAAAAtcccaaaaaatgatgtttttcgCCCACAAAAAAGCCAACTTACAGCactttcataattttgttttcataaatTACCTGCTATGATAGTCCTGGTCATGATAGAACCAATAATAAGCCATTTGGAGGAGGTTTGCgcaggtttttttttaggtttgcgcttggtttagcaatacccccatatacatacaaaatacaatttcaacAATGTTTAACAACCCCCCATGGAGACCATGGTCCTGCAAACTGTTGCCTCTCCTTAGCACACTTAAAGTCTATGTGTTTAAATGTTGCTGAAATcaataaaatagataaataaatacaatattagcTAGTCAAGAACTTACCAAAGCTCCAAACATCACTTTCATGGGTAAAAAGAGCATACTTCAAACATTCAGGAGCTAACCACTTCACAGCAACCTAAAATACAGTAACAAATAAACTTAAATTACGGTCATAGAATAATAAATTTGCACATAACTAAAAAGTTTATATATGTAATGAAGATGTTAGTTGTGTTATGAACTATTGTAATATCacgtttcaatttattttaatgtaataattacaaattgtatgtaaaaattaattaacaattagtGTAACAATTTAACTAGAGGACAATGTACCTTTCCACCTTCTGCAAGAAATTTCTGCTGATCTACTTCAAGAAACTTTGCCAATCCAAAATCTGTAATTTTTACTTGATTGGGACTTTGTACAAGAACATTTCTGGCTGCCAAGTCTCTGTGAATCAAATGTTTTGATTCTAGGTACTCCATAccctaaaattatttaaaacaaaacatataaataatatcaaaatatagtATTCTCATAACATCTTTGTGTTTGTTTGAAGTAAAcggctatgtctacactatcaaactagtttgacaaaaaacatgtgatgtgcccaaatatggtagtaatatgacatcatcatgtccatacatggacacaccacattttgttgtcacataaaatttgatagtgtagacaatgctTAATAGgatatgtctacactatcaaactagtttgataaaaaatgtgatgtgcccaaatatggtagtgatatgacatcacataaagtttgatagtgtagataaggCTTAACAACAACTCATTTTGTGAAACTTGTGTTGTCTGCTGACCTCTAATTCaatattctgaaataaaaatttacATGACAATCAGAAAGAGTAGATATATCTCAACATGGGCagcaaataaattgtttaatagGGTTTTTGTGTTGAAGTCCTGTCAGATTAGATtttaacaaatatacaaatcCACTTCCAAATAATTTATCCGTTTGTATTAGTTTTTACTACCTAAGTAGTCTCAATTTTAAGACTAGTATTGATTTGCATGAAAAAGAACAAATACCTCGGATATTTGCATACTCCAGTTCAAAAGATGGTATGCACCAATCTGATTATGGTTCTTTCGGACATAGTCCAACAACGCCCCCAGTGGCATAAGCTGAGTAATCATCATCATAGGCTCAGACATACAGACTGCAAGTAGACGTAATACACAACGATGCTCAACCGTTGCCATTACACCAGATTCCTTGAGttataaaaaatgaacaaaatggattttaaaaaaatataaataaataaataaaataatatataaaataaaataaacattaaaagatCTATGTGGATGTATCTAGTTATTACTATGTACCTAGTTGACTTAAATAATACCTCTATCCTTTGAAGTATGTGTATAAGAATGAATGGAATTGCCATTTAATCAGACACCAGAATCACAATTTCCTACTTTTTACAATTTTGGCTTTCACATaataaaattggttttaaaatcaaaaataaaaaaataatgaaaattccAGGTCCTCAAATAGAACAAAATGCATTTATAAACAGTTACTAATCTAATACAGTAGAAACAGAACCCAATATTTAGGACACCTATTCAGTGAGAAACTTAGTTTTGTCCCAATATAGGTCTAATGTACACTTTTGTTGTTATACTTACAGCTAGTAGCTCATCACTAGACGAGGGCGACATATCCTGAAGAACTTTGATAGCAACTGGAATTCGAAAACGTTTATTATCAGGAACCCAAAATCCCTGAAAGTTAAAGAAAAGAATATGctgtataattaaataaaaaaaaacccagtTGAAGTCTCAGGGGTGATGATGTTATTTGATCACTTTTTGTGGTGGGAAAGTGAACAAAAAAGGTATAGAGATAATATTGAGACATTGagaaagaattttttttaatcagtgcatttggaaaaaaaaccaacaaattaaattaatatatcacTTACAAAATGTAATTTGATATAATagttcataattattatatataaattcagtGCTGTAATTAATAACTTATAGTACTCTAATAATTACACAAACATTATTTCATGAGATGCTCCAGGGAAATTGTTTGCAGATTCATTTAAAAACCTGTCATTCTTGATAGCTTTTTGTGATTCATTGTTCACTGGACACTAATATTAGTCTTTCTATAATTACTTTTTGCACTGCAATTTTTTTTATCAGTGAATAAAAATTTCTTATGAATACTATACATTACTACACAGATTTAATTTATTAACGAGTACAATTCCATGTTAAAGTGTAATCCCACCACCTACAATAGTTTAGACTGGTCTGGTCAATCCAATATTAAGGCATTCAGGGAATAATTACACCCACTATTTATTATTCCTATTCCCCTGTAACTATACTCTGTCATTGTACATAAGGATTTAAATCTAGTCGCAATTCGGATATTACACAGCAGCGAGTGTACATTTGGCAATATCTATAGCATACACGTTAATAATTTAACTTGGTCACACCCGGTAAATACTGTTACGTTACTTTACACTTACACTGTAGACTGTACCAAAGGCACCAGCTCCTAGTTCAGCGCCTTTAATGATCTCCGTCTGTTTAATGATGGTCAACTTGGCTTTATTTGGAGCACGCCCACTTGCACGAGCAGtctaaaacaaagaaataataatacatattgttGTAACAGAAACATAgattataatgtaaaatttcaAGATAATTTGTTGTGTTAAGTTTATTTCTTTGTTTCTAAACTctgcaaaataaattataatattatgtgataataaattataatattatgtgataataaatttatatgtaAAATACTTACAACTCTGTTGAACTTAGCATCATGTAATGGTActtcctaaaataaaaataagataacatttaaatcaaataaaagtttataaaaCTACCGCCAAAGAAAAATGCAGCTAGTCGATGGTAAGCTGCCATGGATCCATCAAGGCCCTAACACAAATCTCCTCAATTTGAAGATTATCATCATACAAATACGAGGGATGAGTGAAatatttcactcttccctgcaaATACGAAGTATAAGCAGGTTTTTACACAATAAAATGACCTAAAAACTTGGAAGAAATGAAACTCACAACCGCTGCTGGTAAATCATAGTATTCTTTAGATTCTTTCTTTCGTCtgaagtagcaataaaagatgAGTATCAGCATGACTATGATTGAGAGAACGGCACAAACCAGACCAACCACTATTCCTACAACGTTGTTGTCATC from Antedon mediterranea chromosome 2, ecAntMedi1.1, whole genome shotgun sequence includes:
- the LOC140040491 gene encoding receptor tyrosine-protein kinase erbB-4-like; translated protein: MLILIFYCYFRRKKESKEYYDLPAAVEVPLHDAKFNRVTARASGRAPNKAKLTIIKQTEIIKGAELGAGAFGTVYSGFWVPDNKRFRIPVAIKVLQDMSPSSSDELLAESGVMATVEHRCVLRLLAVCMSEPMMMITQLMPLGALLDYVRKNHNQIGAYHLLNWSMQISEGMEYLESKHLIHRDLAARNVLVQSPNQVKITDFGLAKFLEVDQQKFLAEGGKVAVKWLAPECLKYALFTHESDVWSFGVTIWELMTFGSKPYEGHRARDILDLIGKGERLKQPTICTIDVYMLLLKCWVIDPTARPKFSLLVEEFGKMAQDPQRFVVIENDDEKQLPTFDKEEFYSDFFDDDDAVCQNGILSSNALVEAEDYLTPMDLSTEIDGIPPGEAEYINEEPVNHYQDLIKEKMEESEDELESGLRTSVGVNGDAPTIPANSSNLGDYMGLSEVTGDSMAIGPHIDNPEYHSLNTLDSSPQLKSKNPWDRKPTGPKDNKKGKKGAAKNDDTCGDNGISSDAPLQGIRPRAVSNVYVDDQMQVMSRPEEQNPLVNGGRFESSV